Genomic window (Pyrus communis chromosome 13, drPyrComm1.1, whole genome shotgun sequence):
ATACTTGTACATCTCTGTACGTGTGTTTAGCGTATGCAAGCTGATTCATATGTAGGAAGATGACAATTAAGCTTATATCATGTTGATGCATACAACTCTTGTTCAAGGACTCGTCGTATCGTGCACGGTGGCTGCATCAAATATAAGCACGTCGATGCATACAACTCTCAAGGACTCGCCGTAGCGCACACGGTGACTGCATCAAATTTAAAGGACGACGATGCATGCATCTTGAATTACAACTTCCTTCTTTGGAAAAGTTTACATTTACCTCCGAAAACGATCTGCGAGTCCGACTAGTCCACATACTAGCGTTTGTGGTTAGAATTAACGAAACATGAGTTTTATATACTACATCAGCATGACAAGTGTGATGTATGATATAGACGGGTGCATCCAATAGAATTTTTTAACATAAGCTAAGCCATGAACTTAAACCCCCAAATCGACGCGTTTAAGAGAAAAAAAGGTATTATGCCAAATCGTGAGGACGAGGAATATGCTGAATATCCTCTCTTAAAACGAATGTACGCACCCTCTCCCGCAAATATCCATACATAATCTCACTATTATATGATGGATTGTACAACATGAAAAATCGATGGTAGGCATTGCCTGTTATAGCTTAACGAACGAATGGTTACGATAATGGTCATCTGATCTAGTGACATCTAACCTCTACTTGGTTCAAGGATATGTGTTCGTCATGGATAAATTTCCGGTCTAAGAAAAAATGAAGATTAATGGGTGTAAATGGATGACGCACGATACCCAGTGATTCATGAGTTCCGAAATCTCTTTTTCTGATCAAACGGAGTTtggaaaactgaaaaatatGTTGGAATTAAGGGCATAAGCGAACAAGTACAAGGAAACAAAGATTCAATTACAAAAATAGCTTCAAGAACAAATGACTTGCAGTCATTTCAACAGTGAAAATACTTCATACAAAACTAAATGgtaaatacaaaatgaaagcaCTAGAAAGAACAGGGCCCTAACACTCTCTCACCCCCTGAAATCTGGCTGATCTCTACATCAGTATGCATCTCTATTTCTGTTCATTTTTCTTAAGAAGCAAATATTAGTACATATTGACTATATGGACTGTGTTGTTGACTAGACATAACATCAGGTATTAATGCTTGAGGACTTCCTCGAATTCGAATACTCATGCTACCTTTCTACTCATGTTACTTTGAAACCCCTTGCCGAAACCTGTGTCTTGCATCATAGCGACAAACTCGCTATAATCAATGCGCCCGTCCTGAAAAGTTTAAAGGTAAATTATCATGAACAATTTTGTATCCATAAGAATTTCAtatgaagaaaaggagaaagaaaatcaAGCATGCATTTTGGCAGGGAAGTCGAATTACATTATCCTGGTCAACTTCACGTATTATGTCATCTAAATGAACATCTTCTAAGCCAAACTTCTCACAGGCCTGTTGCAGCTCATCTCGAGTAATGTGCCCACTTCCATCTGCGTCAAAGTACGAGAATGCTGCATAAAGGTGATCCTCCTTCTGGACCTTGTTCAGGTGGAGCATTGCTGCTATGAATTCACCGTAGTCTATGGTACCACTGTTGTCCACATCCGCCTGCAAATTTTATTATAAGAAAAGGAAACCCTTCATCAATCAGGAAACAAAAAACGGTTGCTGATCTTGCAACTGACATCACTTTATCGTTTATCTATACTATTGACGACAAAACTCCATCAATTGTAACGCAAGAAAACATGATTTGGCCTCTCTTAAACTAAGAAATCGATAAATTCAAAACTAAGGATAATATGGTAATCAAAAGCCAACTTTCTCTATCGCAGACCCTACGTTTTCCCTTGTTATAACTTCCATTACACTCCACAGGCATAGGATAGCATGTGTGTAATTAAATCCATCAGGACAAGGAAAACTATATTTTTGGTATTCTACAAGACTACAAAAAGTTCTCTATATGGATCAAAAACTAGCACTTACCGCTTGCATTAACCAACTGATTTCAGAATCCTTGAGGTCTGCACCCACTCTTTCCAAACCATTCTTCAGTTCCTCAAGGGTGATATGCCCACTATTATCTGCGTCTATCATCCTGAACATTTCTTTCAGGCCTGCAATTTCCTCTTCAGACAGGCTTTCTGCAATGACCTACGAAACAAGCATAGATGGGTAAGTCATACCCGAACAAAAGAACCAGTCATCCCAACAAGTCTTCAAGCAGTAATATTGGCCTACCATTGATGATATCAAACTTGTTTACTTCTTCATATTATAAATAGggtggtgctattcacacacctctttttacctTCCACACACCCTTCTCAATTTCCGGCAGTCAGGTCGGAATTATTTGAACAAGATCAACGGACACAAATTAACATGGGATGTGTGGGTggtaaaaaagggtgtgtggatagcccCACCCTATAAATATAATCTACACAAACAACCGAAGATTACTTCACTTACAAGAAAACTTTTAAGAAGATCTTTCTTTTGCAGTTGTTTTAAATACAGAATtgcataattaaaatattacTATCGCAGAATTTTAATGACGTTGTCGTAACCATGCAAACCCGACCTGTAAAATCCTTCAGTATATGTTCGGACAAGCGATTTGCAAGTACCAAGGAATTTAAgctaaattagttagaaattaaTGCACTACAAAAGATTAGGAGGAGGGATTTGAAACAGGTAGACTGTATACACAATGCATTAAGATGGATTTGCAAATGACTACTTGAAAGGAGTCATTTGTAAGTCCCATGCCTACGCTTTGTAATGATGCAATCAATGGTACATTTCTAACTAACTTATTCCAAATCCCTTGGTACTTGCAAAGCCCTCATccaaacaaaaccgtaaggttGTAAAACTTAAGGATGAGTATACTCACCCTGATGGCAATTTTCTTGAGTTTATTCATCGCGGAGAATTGCTTCAAACGAGTTAGGACAGCAGAATCAAGAGGTTTATCAGGAGCAACGCCATCTACCTGAACCCATGGGTGGCCTGCAAGGACAAAAGTGCTACTTAATGCAATGCTATGGTTCATGATAGAAGAAATGCGAAAACATGTAAGGATCAAACAGTTTGAATAGAAAACTGACTCCCAGATCAATAATTTACCTTCAATTCTAAGTTCAATTATCAATTCATTGATATGCGCAAAACAGTAGAATCTATAAGCATGATATTCAAGCACCAAAGCGCAAGTGAACTTCAAAAAGCCTATTTAACTTCGAACTATGAAGTACACTTTGAAATTATCCAATTAATCACTGGACCAACACATGCTTCTAATTTGAAAAGTTTACAACCTACCACGAATTAAGTCCTTAGTTCTTGTGACAGGTTTGAAAAGAGAAATCCAGTTGGGataagggctcgtttggaagtgtttttgaaatgactgaaaacgcttttagaaACAATGATTTTGGGAGTGCTTCCTCTTTTCcaagattcacttgcatttttactatggattggttccaaaaacattttatcaaaagtgttttcagtcattttaaaaacacttacaaaCGAACCCTAAGTGTAATAATTCGCCCACTTATGTTATATTTTACCCTTCTTTCTTAATCAAATTCTAAACCACTTTCCACTGtagtttctgagattttgaattGTTCACACTTAATAATGCTCCATACTGAACCATCTAATTACATAGATTGATGCTTAAGAGACGCTTTCTGAAAAATAATCCAATAATAGCATGATATAATGGAACTTTTAGGTTGCAACAAAGTTAAAAATTTGCAGAGAAAATTTACTCACAAAGAACTTCATGGGCCGTTAGCCGCTTTTTTGGGTCCCTCACAAGCATTCTCCGAACCAAATCCTTAGCGCTTTCAGATATGCTGGGCCACGGTTCTGATATGAAATCGAGTTCGCCTTTTAATACCTGCTCAAATATACCGTGCTCCGTTTCTGATCAAGAACATCAGAAGAAAACTAGAGATTAGATGTAACTTTTATATGAAATTTAATGAGTATTCAATACAACAAAGCCATGATATTCCCACCATCCCAGAAAGGGGGCACTCCACTGAGTAAGATATAAATGATCACACCAGCACTCCAAACATCACATTCTAGACCATAGTGCTTCCGTAGTACTTCTGGCGCCACATAGTAAGGGCTCCCAACAACATCAGTGAATGTTTCTCCTGGGAAGATGGGTTTTTGTTATAATTCAGATTTTGAAAGAATTCAATCTAACAATGTGAAGTAGATCAAATAAGTTCGAATGAGCAAAGACAACATTCAGACAGCATGCTGGCTTTAGAAAAAACATATCATTTACAACAGAGATTTACTGGAAACTTAAAAACGTACTGATTTGCAGGAGCTATGGGGCAAGGGAAGGAAACAATACAtttgaaatggttatcaaatgcaCGGTTATTCGAAGCATTAACTAAAAATTATATCCTTTTTTCTGAAGGAATTTTTCGCGTAAATAGTTAATGTGTATTATATCGTATCCTTTGTGCTCTTCACAGTATTTTGAAAAGAGCCAAAAGGGGTGCAAGCAAACTACACAAGCAACATGAGTTATCTAACACCCCATGTACATAAttgtaaatgaaatgaaaacgGAAAGCCGActatcaaaagaaaatgaacaaaTAGTATTTCTTTACCCCCTCTAGCTAGCATAGTTCCGCACAAATAACCGTTGCAATACTTTCATATCTTTCATATTCAAATCCTTGCTTTTAACATatttattcaaaaattaaataaactctGCCCAGATACATGAAAAACTCCTCATAGCATTAAGATAAAACCAAAAGGTTAGCCACAAAattcttgacaaaaaaaaatgccaCAAATTGGGCAAATTTGTGTGACGAGTTATTAAACGGAGGGCAAACTTATGACACATGGTGTCCATATTACTCTTACAAAGTGTCGTACGGGCTATAGGCAGGAGCAACTCAAACAAACTTGTGAATTCTCGAAACTTTGAAGTGTTActtcaaaaaacaaagaaagcaaattCTACCGTAAAAATCAACCTGAAACATTCACTAGAATCACTACAATTAATTTCAATCCATTACAAAAGTGAGCAATTTCACATCAAAGAATACCAAAAATCATTGACCTTTCAAGCTTCAACAATGATGAAGTTAATTATTCATACTCATATATTACTTAAGGCTATTTTTATCTCTAAAGCAGTTAAAACAATTGATCACCCTCCTCCACCACACACCCCAACCCTTAACCATTTTGATATCTACCCTGTCATCACCTTTCACACACTTACCTCTCCCAGTATATACCCATCTACACACCTCTTTTTTCCTCTCATCAGATTCTCATCTAAGATCTCACACATGCAAAGAAAGTTTGCTTATATATAGATAATATATTTTCACACTTATGGTCGACTACTTTTCACTTCATGAACATGAGACCTAACATCACAATCGTAAACATTCAACATATTAAAGCAAGGAAGGCAGGTTccttttttgtaattatttagAAGCAACAATTCAGAGAAAAATGATCAAGCCAGCATATTCAGTTCCGCATAACTACCATTTCAATCTAGAAGTATAAAATCGAAAATCCTACACTCATCAAAGTAAACGAATGATATGGGAAGAAATAGTAAGAGAATTCTACCAAAAACCAATTAAATACCAGCTCAAGAATGAATCAAAAGCAAATATCTTATTTCACAGGTTTATGACAATTTAGGGTCAATAATCTTTGCACCTAATTTGTTCCATATGGGTTCCAGATACAAATCTAATCCATAAATGTGATATTATACCTGGCCTAAAGAACACAGAGAGCCCAAAATCTATTGTCTTAAGTGGTGCATCCTCTTTCTGGTTGACAAATAGAAAATTCTCTGGTTTCAAGTCCCGATGCATGACACCCAAAGAATGGCATGCTTCGAGGACACCAGCGATAACCCTTGCAAGCTTAGCTGCCCTTCTCTCTGTGTAATGCCCCCTTTGTACAATCCTATCGAAAAGCTCCCCACCTGCACACAGTTCCATTACAACATGAACTGCCACAGCATCCTCATAAGCGCTGACGATCTGTATCACATTGGGGTGACCTGCCAAGTGATGCATTATCTGAATTTCCCTCCTAACATCCTCCACGTCTTCTTGTGTTGTCAATTTCCTCTTTGCAATGGACTTGCAAGCAAACTCTTTATTTGTTTCCTTCTCCACACAGAGAAATGTCGTCCCAAATTGCCCTTGTCCAAGCTTCCTGCCCAAGCTATAAACATCCTTTATATTCCCAGTCTTTCTTCCTAACACCGATTCTACTTGCAGTCCAACGCTCGAAATCCTCTTCATATGAGCAGGTTTCTTCGATTTGTCAGCATCCTGAGGAGGCTTACTCACCTCCTCCCTAACCTCCGGCTTATTAGGTTTTTCAGGTTCTGCTTTTTTATGTGGATCATTACCGATTTTCACAGCTGGAGGCGGTGTGCTTTGGACCGGATTAGGAGGAATCTCAATAGCTTTAGGAACCTGATGATCAAGTGCTTTATTCCGTTCAGAACCTCCTTTAGATGAATCATGATTTGAACTTGGACCACTTTTGTTACTATTTCCTTCATTGGGAGGAGGAAGCCTGTTTTCCGGCGGCTGGTTTCGCCAAATAGCGACAGTAAAAGATTGAAAGAAACCCTTACCAAGATTTGGTCCTACACATGTGTTCCCcatcaaataataaaaacaccAATCTCAGGTCTTTCTATTAATTTCAACATCCAaatcaatcttcttcttcagtcCCATTAACTACAAGCAATCCAATCAAGTCCCTACTTCTGCAGGTCAGATCAGGGACCTGAACAAACCCTAGCTCGATTCTTTGCGGCCAACAGCATATGACTGGAAACCGTAATTGCACCTTGTCCTATTCAAAACTTCCAAAATTCGAATTTTCACTTAAAAATTCAATGACAAAAATGAGAAATTTGCGTCCGAAAACGAATTGAGAGGCGCAAAATTGCGAGATACATCATGGAAATCAACTAtgataaaatgaataaaaatttcttccaaaaatcggaaaaattacaataaaatgggagtatttatcaaatataacaaaaaatcaacccttaatttcaaaaatgtcattttttttataaaatctttcaaatgTATCCAAAATTCCACATAAATGAACACAAATACCCTCACatttaacaatcaaataaattaaaggctttttagccaaaatgattcgtgatattgacataactccttaaTCTGGTGCTTAACAATTAATGATAATCAATAGTAATGTTCTTGAATTTGTCTATCATGAATCATTTTTGtctttctttgaatttgtccatcttgatcattttagttttttcgtGAAAAATATGTTAATTGCCCTGTTAGTGTGATGAATCGGTGCCACGTGGGTCTtacaaatacaatcatataaAGACATATggattaactttaaaaactatttttatatttaaaactaaaaatgatattagtaagaaaaaaaGTGTTGAAGGCATGATTGAAATTATGTTGCTCCCACTTGCGGTAACCACAACGGCGCTCAATGTCGGTGACGAGGGGGTTGAAGGGGAtatggttgtggtggtggagtgTATAAGAAAGGGTGAAGCTGGACAGGAACTTGAGGCAACAGTAGCTAAaaaatctttaatttatttaattgttaaatttgagggtatttttgtctatttaagtgaattttggatatatttaaaagtttttataaaaagcgacatttttgaaattaagagttaatttctggctatatttgataaatactcatAAAAGAGTTAAGGAATAcaaatgaaatttggaaaattaaaacaaaaaagaataagaTTACTGTCCAGAAAAATGTACGGAGAACAAATTTCAATTGCGAACAAGAATAAGGGTTTTTTAGATATAGATTCTTGCAACTCTTATTTTCTGAACAAAAACCCACCTAGTTAT
Coding sequences:
- the LOC137713209 gene encoding calcium-dependent protein kinase 20-like isoform X3, giving the protein MGNTCVGPNLGKGFFQSFTVAIWRNQPPENSGPSSNHDSSKGGSERNKALDHQVPKAIEIPPNPVQSTPPPAVKIGNDPHKKAEPEKPNKPEDADKSKKPAHMKRISSVGLQVESVLGRKTGNIKDVYSLGRKLGQGQFGTTFLCVEKETNKEFACKSIAKRKLTTQEDVEDVRREIQIMHHLAGHPNVIQIVSAYEDAVAVHVVMELCAGGELFDRIVQRGHYTERRAAKLARVIAGVLEACHSLGVMHRDLKPENFLFVNQKEDAPLKTIDFGLSVFFRPGETFTDVVGSPYYVAPEVLRKHYGLECDVWSAGVIIYILLSGVPPFWDETEHGIFEQVLKGELDFISEPWPSISESAKDLVRRMLVRDPKKRLTAHEVLCHPWVQVDGVAPDKPLDSAVLTRLKQFSAMNKLKKIAIRVIAESLSEEEIAGLKEMFRMIDADNSGHITLEELKNGLERVGADLKDSEISWLMQAADVDNSGTIDYGEFIAAMLHLNKVQKEDHLYAAFSYFDADGSGHITRDELQQACEKFGLEDVHLDDIIREVDQDNDGRIDYSEFVAMMQDTGFGKGFQSNMSRKVA
- the LOC137713209 gene encoding calcium-dependent protein kinase 20-like isoform X2, which produces MGNTCVGPNLGKGFFQSFTVAIWRNQPPENSGPSSNHDSSKGGSERNKALDHQVPKAIEIPPNPVQSTPPPAVKIGNDPHKKAEPEKPNKPEVREEVSKPPQDADKSKKPAHMKRISSVGLQVESVLGRKTGNIKDVYSLGRKLGQGQFGTTFLCVEKETNKEFACKSIAKRKLTTQEDVEDVRREIQIMHHLAGHPNVIQIVSAYEDAVAVHVVMELCAGGELFDRIVQRGHYTERRAAKLARVIAGVLEACHSLGVMHRDLKPENFLFVNQKEDAPLKTIDFGLSVFFRPGETFTDVVGSPYYVAPEVLRKHYGLECDVWSAGVIIYILLSGVPPFWDETEHGIFEQVLKGELDFISEPWPSISESAKDLVRRMLVRDPKKRLTAHEVLCHPWVQVDGVAPDKPLDSAVLTRLKQFSAMNKLKKIAIRVIAESLSEEEIAGLKEMFRMIDADNSGHITLEELKNGLERVGADLKDSEISWLMQAADVDNSGTIDYGEFIAAMLHLNKVQKEDHLYAAFSYFDADGSGHITRDELQQACEKFGLEDVHLDDIIREVDQDNDGRIDYSEFVAMMQDTGFGKGFQSNMSRKVA
- the LOC137713209 gene encoding calcium-dependent protein kinase 20-like isoform X1, which encodes MGNTCVGPNLGKGFFQSFTVAIWRNQPPENRLPPPNEGNSNKSGPSSNHDSSKGGSERNKALDHQVPKAIEIPPNPVQSTPPPAVKIGNDPHKKAEPEKPNKPEVREEVSKPPQDADKSKKPAHMKRISSVGLQVESVLGRKTGNIKDVYSLGRKLGQGQFGTTFLCVEKETNKEFACKSIAKRKLTTQEDVEDVRREIQIMHHLAGHPNVIQIVSAYEDAVAVHVVMELCAGGELFDRIVQRGHYTERRAAKLARVIAGVLEACHSLGVMHRDLKPENFLFVNQKEDAPLKTIDFGLSVFFRPGETFTDVVGSPYYVAPEVLRKHYGLECDVWSAGVIIYILLSGVPPFWDETEHGIFEQVLKGELDFISEPWPSISESAKDLVRRMLVRDPKKRLTAHEVLCHPWVQVDGVAPDKPLDSAVLTRLKQFSAMNKLKKIAIRVIAESLSEEEIAGLKEMFRMIDADNSGHITLEELKNGLERVGADLKDSEISWLMQAADVDNSGTIDYGEFIAAMLHLNKVQKEDHLYAAFSYFDADGSGHITRDELQQACEKFGLEDVHLDDIIREVDQDNDGRIDYSEFVAMMQDTGFGKGFQSNMSRKVA